The DNA sequence GATGGCAATGACTGGTTGGTGCACAGTACTAAGCGGGTAAAAGTTGGCGATCGGATTGGTCTAGACTTTACTCCTGAAGATATTCATATTATGCGTATTGGTGAGACTGAAGAAGAGTTCGATAAACGTCTTGCTGAGTATGATGAGTAGGGGGAATATAAATGAAGCAAAGAAATTATTTTATTTTTCCTTATGTGATATTTCTGGGGGTATTTATTATCTTGCCGATGTTATTGATACTTAGTAAGTCATTTTATAACCTCGATGGTGTGTTTTCCTTGGAAAACTACACCAAAATTTTCACCCCGGTTTATCTGTTATTGATGTTTAATTCATTTAAATATGCATTTTTAATCACGTTATTTTGCGTTGTGATTGGCTATCCGGCGGCTTATTTTTTGATGCGAACCAAGCATAAGCGCTTGTGGTTGTCTTTGATTTTATTGCCGATGTGGATGAATTTGCTTTTGAAGATTTATGCGTTTATTGGTATTTTTGCCCGCGAGGGATTGCTGAATGGTTTGTTGGGACTTGTTGGTGCCGGGCCGTTTCAGTTTTTATTTACCGATTTGGGATTTTTGATTGTATCGGTTTATTTGTTCATTCCATTTATGATTATGCCGATTTTTAATTCGATTGAAAAAATCAGCCCGTCATTGTTTGATGCGGCATCAGACTTAGGCGCAGGGCGCCTAAGAACGTTTTGGCGTGTTATCGTACCGCTGACTAAAGAAGGGATCAAGTCAGGCATTCAAGTTGTTTTTATTCCGGCTTTGTCATTATTCTTCTTAACACGTTTAATTGGCGGGAATAAAATTATTACTTTAGGAACAGCAATCGAGCAGAACTTTTTAGTAGCACAAAACTACGGTGTTGGTTCGGCAATTGCAGTGGTACTGATTATTATGATGTTCTTGCTGATGTTCTTATTGAATCGCTTGCTGAAGACGAAAGGAGGCCGCTAGATGAAAAAGAAAAAATGGGGCGGAAATATATATTTGCTGATTTTATTTGCGATTTTATATATGCCAATCATTTATTTGATTGTCTATTCATTTAATAGTACTGATACTATGAATGGATTTACTGGTTTTAGTTTGCAATGGTTCGTTGAACTTTTCAAAGATGAACGTTTATTGCAGGCGGTCTTGAATACCGTTGTTATTGGTCTGCTTTCTGCATTGATTGCCACAGTTATTGGTGTTATTGCTGCAATCGGCTTGTATAATATGCGGCAGAAGCGTGCCCGTGAGGGGATGCTGGCGGTTAATAATATTTTGATAACCAGCCCGGATGTTATTATCGGTGCATCATTTTTGATGCTCTTTACTATGGCTGGAATGAGTTTAGGCTTCATTTCGGTGCTGATTGCTCATATTGCCTTTAGTATTCCTTTGGTGGTGTTAATGGTATTACCAAAGCTAAACGAGATGAATACAAATTTGATTGATGCAGCTTATGATTTAGGTGCTAGTCGGTTCTATGCATTGCGGGCAGTAATCTTACCACAGATTATGGGTGGTGTGTTTGCCGGGTTTTTCACAGCGCTCACTTATTCTTTAGATGATTTTGCGGTTACTTTTTTCGTTACCGGAAATGGTTTTAGTACGTTGTCAATCGAAGTATATTCAATGGCTCGGATGGGTATTTCATTGAAAATCAATGCAATTTCAACAGTTATTTTTGTGATTGTTTTTGTTGGAGTGTTGGTTCAGTATTCGTATCAGCAACAGAAATTAAAGCGGAAGGAGGAGCGTCGTCATGCCTAGAAAGATGTTATACGGCTTAGCCGGTTTAGTGTTGGTAATTGCAGTTGTGCTGGGTGCATATTTTATTCCGCCAACTTTAGTTAATGATGAGACAGACGGCGGTAAGACGCTCTCATTTTTAAACTGGGGTGATTATATTGATCCTGATTTGATTACTAAGTTTGAAGCTGAAACGGGAGTAAAGGTTATCTACGAAACTTTTGATTCAAACGAGGCGATGCTCGCCAAGATTGAACAAGGTGGCAGCAATTTTGATTTGGTTGTTCCTTCCGACTATACAATTTCAATTATGAAGGAGAAAAATTTGCTGGCTGAGCTGGATTATGACCAGCTGCCGAATGCGGTTAATCTTGATCCGAGTTTGTTGCATAAGGAGTTTGATCCGCAGAATGCTTATTCGGTGCCGTACTTCTGGGGAACGGTTGGAATTTTGTACAATACAACGATGGTTGATGAGGAGATTACCAGCTGGTCACAATTGTGGGATGTGAAATATCGTAATGATATTTTACTTTCTGATAGTGCTCGCGAGGTTGTCGGGTTGGCACTCGCGAGCATGGGGTATTCGCAGAATACCACCGATGAAGGTGAGTTGGCGCAGGCTCAGGCGCAGTTGATGGCGCTCAAACCAAATGTGAAGGCGTTTTTAGGTGATGAAATCAAGATGTTGATGGTTCAGAATGAGGCGCCGTTGTCATTAGTTTGGTCGGGAACGGCGGCAATGGCTATGGAGGAGAACGAGAATCTTGATTATGTGATTCCCGAAGAGGGCAGTAATATTTGGTATGATAATATGGTTATTCCTGCCAGTGCCCGAAATAAGACGGAGGCACATCAGTTTATTAATTTTATGCTTGAACCGGAAAATGCTGCTGCTAATGCTGAGTATGTTGGCTATTCAACACCGAATGAAAAGGCATTGGATTTCTTAGATCCGGAAGTGCGTGAGGATGAGCGTTTTTATCCAAGTGAAGCAACGATTGAAACTTTGGAAGTGTATCAATATCTTGGTGTGAAATATACCAGTTATTATAACGACATTTTCCTAGAAACTAAGATAAGCAGTTAGTGAAAAGCCGCAACTAAATTTGTTGCGGCTTTTTAATTGTTTTTAGCATAGCTTCGGCGTATAATAGGAACATATTTGAGAATAACGGGTGAAATGATGTTCAAACAAGATTATATAATACGCCAAATTGAGTCGCTGAGCAGCTTATTGGCTAAATTATTATTCAATAAAGATAGTACAACTTATGATTTGCCAAGCCAAGAGGCGTATGGGCAGAGCGATTTACTCTACAAACAATTAGAAGCCTTACTTGCTGAGGGTAAAATTAATGAGGCTGAGGATACTTTGTTCAAAGAGCTTGATGGCGGAAACCTGCGCTATTTTGAATTAGCGTTAGATTTTTATGGTAAGTTAAATGGGTTTGATGATCAGTATTTGGCGGCACACAATTACAGTCGTGAGGAGATTGAAGAAGGCTTAAAGGCAATTGCCGAACGTTTCGGTCTACCGCTTTAACAAGGTTTCCTGAAGTCAGTTTTATATGTATCATTTATGCCAAAAACAGCATTTCGCGGTATAATATAAGTAGGGTCTAAGAACCCACAATTATATTGAAGGAGTGATGGATTATGGCTAAATTTGATATTACTAAACCAAATCGAGAAGAATTTTATGACATGATGAATCGTTTCTTTACTGACGATTTTTCTATTGATAATGGTTCTAAGGCAATGAAGGTTGATGTGCAAGAACATGATGATAATTTTGTAGTTGAAGCAGATGTGCCTGGTAATGATAAGGATGATATTCATGTTGAGATGAACAATCATAATTTGACTATTAAAGTTGAACATAAACAAGAACATGAAGAAAAAGACGAAGCTGCTAAATATATTCGTCGTGAGCGTTCTTATAGCAGTGTTCAACGAGTTATTCATTTGCCAAAAAGCATGGATGAAGGTATTACTGCAAAGCTTGATAATGGTGTTCTGACAATTACTGTGCCTAAAGATACCAGAGTGAATGAAAAGGCAAAAATTGAAATTGAATAGTGAGAAATATGAAAGCTGTCGGCGCCCCGCGCCGGCAGCTTTTTTAGTTTTTTTAGTTTTTTTACAAAAATGAGTCAAGTACATTGACAGATATAGTACTTTGATGTATAGTGTAGTCGTGGAGGCGATAACATGGAGAAAAATAAGATGTCTTCGGATTTGCTCAGAGGTCATACTGATACAATGATTTTACGGCTTTTACTTGATGGCGACCATTATGGTTATGAGTTGATAAAGCAGATTCATCAGGATTCTGGTGGTGAGTATGAATTGAAGGAAGCAACATTATATGCCAGTATGAAGCGTCTGGAAAATGAGGGCTGCATTACTTGGTATTGGGGCGATGAAACCAAGGGCGGCCGCAGAAAATATTATAAGATTAGTGATTTAGGTCGTGAAACATATGCCAATAATATTGAAAATTGGCAGTATGCAAAAAAATTGTTAGATACATTATTGTGATTGGAGAGGAACCACTATGAATGATAAAATTAATAAACATTTAGATGAACTATTTGCTGAATATACTGATTCAGCATCAAATGAATTAAAAGCTGAGTTATTGGCAAATTTAAGTGAGTATGCTGAGGATTTAA is a window from the Culicoidibacter larvae genome containing:
- a CDS encoding ABC transporter permease; the encoded protein is MKQRNYFIFPYVIFLGVFIILPMLLILSKSFYNLDGVFSLENYTKIFTPVYLLLMFNSFKYAFLITLFCVVIGYPAAYFLMRTKHKRLWLSLILLPMWMNLLLKIYAFIGIFAREGLLNGLLGLVGAGPFQFLFTDLGFLIVSVYLFIPFMIMPIFNSIEKISPSLFDAASDLGAGRLRTFWRVIVPLTKEGIKSGIQVVFIPALSLFFLTRLIGGNKIITLGTAIEQNFLVAQNYGVGSAIAVVLIIMMFLLMFLLNRLLKTKGGR
- a CDS encoding ABC transporter permease, with protein sequence MKKKKWGGNIYLLILFAILYMPIIYLIVYSFNSTDTMNGFTGFSLQWFVELFKDERLLQAVLNTVVIGLLSALIATVIGVIAAIGLYNMRQKRAREGMLAVNNILITSPDVIIGASFLMLFTMAGMSLGFISVLIAHIAFSIPLVVLMVLPKLNEMNTNLIDAAYDLGASRFYALRAVILPQIMGGVFAGFFTALTYSLDDFAVTFFVTGNGFSTLSIEVYSMARMGISLKINAISTVIFVIVFVGVLVQYSYQQQKLKRKEERRHA
- a CDS encoding ABC transporter substrate-binding protein: MPRKMLYGLAGLVLVIAVVLGAYFIPPTLVNDETDGGKTLSFLNWGDYIDPDLITKFEAETGVKVIYETFDSNEAMLAKIEQGGSNFDLVVPSDYTISIMKEKNLLAELDYDQLPNAVNLDPSLLHKEFDPQNAYSVPYFWGTVGILYNTTMVDEEITSWSQLWDVKYRNDILLSDSAREVVGLALASMGYSQNTTDEGELAQAQAQLMALKPNVKAFLGDEIKMLMVQNEAPLSLVWSGTAAMAMEENENLDYVIPEEGSNIWYDNMVIPASARNKTEAHQFINFMLEPENAAANAEYVGYSTPNEKALDFLDPEVREDERFYPSEATIETLEVYQYLGVKYTSYYNDIFLETKISS
- a CDS encoding DUF6483 family protein produces the protein MMFKQDYIIRQIESLSSLLAKLLFNKDSTTYDLPSQEAYGQSDLLYKQLEALLAEGKINEAEDTLFKELDGGNLRYFELALDFYGKLNGFDDQYLAAHNYSREEIEEGLKAIAERFGLPL
- a CDS encoding Hsp20/alpha crystallin family protein, producing the protein MAKFDITKPNREEFYDMMNRFFTDDFSIDNGSKAMKVDVQEHDDNFVVEADVPGNDKDDIHVEMNNHNLTIKVEHKQEHEEKDEAAKYIRRERSYSSVQRVIHLPKSMDEGITAKLDNGVLTITVPKDTRVNEKAKIEIE
- a CDS encoding PadR family transcriptional regulator, whose product is MEKNKMSSDLLRGHTDTMILRLLLDGDHYGYELIKQIHQDSGGEYELKEATLYASMKRLENEGCITWYWGDETKGGRRKYYKISDLGRETYANNIENWQYAKKLLDTLL